One stretch of Zingiber officinale cultivar Zhangliang chromosome 6B, Zo_v1.1, whole genome shotgun sequence DNA includes these proteins:
- the LOC121992418 gene encoding uncharacterized protein LOC121992418, protein MATSQLFFRLRYRRCPSLLPPTTPRTIAPFFRSNSTSSNSEAQAPDPPRRRRFPPPRPHTFSGPSDFVGSWNPSDDPREAKIRLGRLHRDYQKHMKQIRAEYAYEMELLRIEKQKKDEARRDALRLANEERNKVKAAAAEIRAAESKAFQEELRQTLLKERQQKLEIWRGKEKLLTEKRADKNELLRRQSSEWVSEDKLEDRIMAAIIGTTIL, encoded by the exons ATGGCCACTTCTCAGCTCTTCTTCCGCCTACGCTACCGCCGCTGTCCTTCTCTCCTCCCCCCTACGACGCCTCGTACCATCGCACCTTTCTTCCGATCAAACTCCACTTCCTCCAACTCCGAGGCGCAGGCTCCCGATCCCCCTCGCCGCCGCCGCTTCCCTCCGCCCCGGCCGCACACATTTTCAGGACCCTCCGATTTTGTCGGTAGTTGGAATCCGAGCGACGATCCTCGCGAGGCAAAAATTAGGCTTGGCCGATTGCATCGGGATTACCAGAAGCATATGAAGCAGATCCGTGCCGAGTACGCGTACGAGATGGAGCTGCTGAGGATCGAGAAGCAGAAAAAGGATGAAGCCCGCCGCGACGCGCTTCGCCTTGCCAACGAGGAACGGAACAAGGTAAAGGCTGCGGCCGCCGAGATCCGCGCTGCAGAGAGCAAGGCCTTCCAGGAGGAGCTCCGCCAAACCCTC TTGAAGGAAAGACAACAGAAGTTGGAAATTTGGAGGGGAAAAGAGAAATTATTGACAGAAAAAAGAGCTGACAAGAATGAGCTTCTTCGTCGTCAGAGTTCAGAATGGGTTTCAGAGGATAAGTTGGAGGACAGGATAATGGCAGCAATTATAGGTACCACAATCCTTTAA